One genomic window of Schistosoma mansoni, WGS project CABG00000000 data, chromosome 2 unplaced supercontig 0120, strain Puerto Rico, whole genome shotgun sequence includes the following:
- a CDS encoding Selenoprotein W, putative, which produces MTLKIHVIYCGAUGYEPKYNSFKQQLERRFPGKLEISGEGTPQSTGWFEVQVVGGPLLHSKKNGDGFVDSNKLERICNAIRDLL; this is translated from the exons ATGACACTCAAAATCCACGTCATATATTG TGGAGCTTGAGGGTACGAGCCGAAG TACAACAGCTTCAAACAGCAACTAGAGCGTCGCTTCCCAGGGAAACTTGAAATT TCTGGTGAAGGAACGCCTCAGTCAACTGGCTGGTTTGAAGTCCAAGTAGTAGGTGGACCACTCTTACATTCAAAAAAG AACGGTGATGGATTCGTGGACAGCAACAAGTTAGAACGTATCTGTAACGCCATCAGGGATCTGTTGTAA